One segment of Alnus glutinosa chromosome 2, dhAlnGlut1.1, whole genome shotgun sequence DNA contains the following:
- the LOC133862053 gene encoding uncharacterized protein LOC133862053, translating to MSVEILDAATIFNFVEDEAFNVSIRDRFALLDADQDGLLSYAEMLKELQSLRVFETHFGIDVKPDPNELARVYDSMFMQFDHDSNGAIDLEEFKDETKKMMLAVANDIGFLPIQMALEEDSFLKKAVERESTKVAV from the coding sequence ATGAGTGTAGAAATATTGGATGCTGCCACCATCTTCAACTTCGTGGAGGATGAAGCATTCAATGTCTCAATACGTGACCGTTTTGCTCTCCTGGACGCTGACCAAGATGGTCTTCTCTCGTATGCAGAGATGTTGAAGGAGTTGCAGAGTCTAAGGGTCTTTGAGACTCACTTTGGGATAGATGTGAAGCCCGACCCAAATGAACTAGCTCGTGTCTATGATTCCATGTTCATGCAGTTCGATCATGACTCCAATGGGGCAATTGATCTTGAGGAGTTCAAAGATGAAACCAAGAAGATGATGCTTGCTGTTGCTAATGACATTGGATTCTTGCCAATTCAAATGGCCCTAGAAGAGGATAGCTTCCTGAAGAAAGCTGTTGAACGTGAGTCCACAAAGGTGGCTGTTTAA
- the LOC133862044 gene encoding uncharacterized protein LOC133862044 produces MMLEVAEKYQRAFELMIDEDGHFLNYLYEDGGGKRGLGSPTNDDWHNIRHFIKFLQVFYDVTMQISEYSESSDPLLNTMANRMKVKYDKYWGDVEKINPLLFVASLLDLRYKMVNSTKFPILAEIARDVLAIPITTVASDSAFSTGGRVIDPYRSSLAPKTVEALFPILAEIARDLLAIPITTIASESTFSTGGRVIDPYRGSLAPKTVEALVCTQNWLRFSPNSAHESYLFNVEDEESYKLDSGITWKE; encoded by the exons ATGATGTTGGAGGTGGCAGAGAAGTACCAAAGGGCATTTGAACTTATGATAGATGAAGATGgacattttttaaactatttgtaCGAGGATGGTGGTGGAAAAAGGGGGTTGGGTTCTCCGACTAATGATGATTGGCATAATATCCGTCACTTTATTAAGTTCTTGCAAGTGTTTTATGATGTCACAATGCAAATCTCTG AATATTCTGAAAGTAGTGATCCGTTGTTGAATACCATGGCGAATAGAATGAAAGTAAAATATGATAAGTATTGGGGAGATGTTGAGAAGATTAACCCGTTGTTGTTTGTGGCTAGTTTGCTTGATCTACGTTACAAGATG GTAAATTCGACAAAGTTTCCAATCCTCGCTGAGATAGCGCGAGATGTATTGGCAATTCCAATTACCACGGTTGCTTCCGACTCAGCATTTAGCACCGGTGGTCGTGTGATAGATCCTTATCGAAGTTCTTTGGCTCCAAAAACAGTTGAGGCTCTT TTTCCAATCCTCGCTGAGATAGCGCGAGATTTATTGGCAATTCCAATTACCACGATTGCTTCCGAGTCAACATTTAGCACCGGTGGTCGTGTGATAGATCCTTATCGAGGTTCTTTGGCTCCAAAAACAGTTGAGGCTCTTGTATGTACTCAAAATTGGTTGAGATTTTCTCCCAATAGTGCACATGAATCATACTTGTTTaacgttgaagatgaagagagtTACAAGCTTGACTCAG GTATCACATGGAAGGAATAA